Proteins encoded in a region of the Zunongwangia endophytica genome:
- a CDS encoding polysaccharide pyruvyl transferase family protein, with protein MPKKIRLFWWNEREIQHKAKENYGDLLGKYLVEKISGKKAEFAWPKKWSYKDWFSPIYATVGSILTHVNTKCIVWGSGIISKTLPVKNAKFLAVRGPQTRKFLIDKGYQVPEVYGDPAILLPDYYQPSIPKVYKIGIIPHYNDYQLAKKLIVGLEGVILIDFMTNDVEKTTREILACERIISSSLHGIIVSHAYRIPAVWQKFSDKVFGDDIKYQDYMESVQIPFYQPGIRENSYSFSELDSLFDSYHTLPDTKRVEELKKGLLDVCPFKQ; from the coding sequence ATGCCAAAAAAAATCCGACTTTTCTGGTGGAACGAACGTGAAATACAACATAAAGCTAAAGAGAACTATGGTGATCTCTTGGGTAAATATTTAGTCGAAAAAATATCCGGGAAAAAAGCGGAATTTGCTTGGCCAAAGAAATGGAGCTATAAAGATTGGTTTTCGCCAATATATGCTACCGTTGGTAGCATATTAACGCACGTCAATACAAAATGTATAGTTTGGGGAAGTGGCATTATTAGTAAAACATTACCAGTTAAAAACGCTAAATTTCTAGCTGTAAGAGGCCCACAGACAAGAAAGTTCTTAATAGATAAAGGTTATCAGGTTCCCGAAGTATATGGCGATCCTGCCATTCTGTTGCCAGATTATTACCAACCATCAATACCGAAAGTTTATAAAATAGGTATCATTCCACATTATAATGACTACCAATTGGCTAAGAAATTAATTGTTGGGCTAGAGGGAGTAATACTGATTGATTTCATGACAAACGATGTTGAAAAAACTACGCGAGAAATTTTAGCTTGTGAGCGTATTATTTCTTCTTCTCTACACGGTATAATTGTGAGTCATGCATATCGAATTCCGGCGGTTTGGCAGAAATTTTCAGATAAAGTATTTGGAGATGACATTAAATATCAAGATTATATGGAGTCTGTTCAAATTCCATTTTACCAACCTGGAATTAGAGAAAACTCATATTCATTTTCAGAATTAGATTCTTTATTTGATTCTTATCATACTTTACCAGATACAAAAAGAGTCGAAGAACTCAAAAAGGGCTTATTAGATGTGTGTCCTTTCAAGCAGTGA
- a CDS encoding glycosyltransferase family A protein, with the protein MRKGNNPNKDKVLYDARFVHQVIIPVYIPNQQDYFKDAFKIFKKCIQSVLETISLEYTFITIINNGSCAEVENYLLVLKSEKKIQELINTSNIGKLNAIYKGVVGHNFDIITIADADTMFLPGWQYETIQIFNSFPKVGTVGIVPQFNMYANFCTNVIFDNFFNKKMRFLKVAEPKEMQLFYQSIGWDMKEDHYYLQYILGIEKSDVKACIGSSHFVATYRKEVLSEIEKYIPAKMGSDSERLLDVAAQNKDLWKLTTFKNYAYHMGNVYEDWMDEVKFHQTKKKLEYKRLQLTQPSKLAFLIKNKFFKTILRIKLINDFFFRYKGLSKNVLKQYNKTYY; encoded by the coding sequence ATGAGAAAAGGAAATAATCCCAATAAAGATAAAGTTCTCTATGATGCTAGGTTTGTACATCAGGTTATTATCCCGGTTTATATCCCCAATCAACAAGATTATTTTAAGGATGCTTTTAAAATTTTCAAAAAGTGCATTCAATCGGTCTTAGAAACTATAAGTTTAGAATATACGTTTATTACTATAATAAATAATGGAAGTTGTGCTGAAGTTGAAAACTATCTTTTAGTTTTAAAAAGTGAGAAGAAAATTCAGGAACTTATCAATACGTCCAATATTGGTAAATTAAATGCAATCTACAAAGGTGTAGTAGGGCATAATTTTGATATAATAACTATTGCAGATGCCGATACCATGTTTCTACCGGGTTGGCAGTATGAAACTATTCAGATTTTTAATTCGTTTCCAAAAGTTGGAACGGTTGGGATAGTGCCGCAGTTTAATATGTATGCGAACTTTTGTACTAATGTAATTTTTGATAATTTTTTCAATAAAAAAATGCGCTTTTTAAAGGTGGCTGAACCTAAAGAGATGCAACTATTTTATCAAAGTATTGGTTGGGATATGAAAGAAGATCATTATTACTTGCAATATATTTTAGGGATAGAAAAGAGCGATGTGAAAGCCTGTATTGGTTCCAGTCATTTTGTAGCGACATATAGAAAAGAGGTTTTGAGCGAAATAGAAAAATATATACCGGCAAAGATGGGCAGCGATAGTGAACGTTTGTTAGATGTAGCTGCACAAAATAAGGACTTATGGAAACTTACAACCTTTAAAAATTACGCCTACCATATGGGGAACGTTTATGAGGATTGGATGGATGAGGTGAAATTTCATCAAACCAAAAAGAAATTAGAGTATAAGAGGCTTCAATTAACTCAACCTTCAAAATTAGCTTTTCTGATAAAAAATAAGTTTTTTAAAACTATTTTGCGCATCAAACTCATTAATGATTTCTTCTTCAGATACAAAGGTTTATCTAAAAATGTGTTAAAGCAATATAATAAAACTTATTATTAA
- a CDS encoding glycosyltransferase, with amino-acid sequence MKILIVTPFFDNLGGSELETIHTANYISELSHVSKVFIFSNENPNYKFLEGIEISNKIEFISYPYIIRTTFLKKWNAKYLYWKLVYFFKQIDFVYIITKNTQDFYYPIIKSFFNKKKIIIKYTTIRYIQLSPLHISLLNSVNQNLVTSENQVDYFIRQGINNISCNEVLTFSESILLGQSPCKIYKYDFGVISRISPEKQLEDTIYLISELKARGLRKRLIIIGTGEISYRNFLISEVSRLKLNDLVDFDFNEIPYDVVHTKFSLFKIFLITSSYEGGPNIALELMAAAKVILTYNVGAMPIRLGKFEFLVTSNFHGLILNSIYLLSLPDEMFLKLSNDIRSEYLMKFRNEFTEDYLKSKLI; translated from the coding sequence TTGAAAATTTTAATAGTAACGCCATTTTTCGATAATTTAGGAGGAAGTGAACTTGAAACTATCCATACGGCAAATTATATTAGTGAACTTTCTCATGTCTCGAAGGTATTTATATTTTCAAATGAAAATCCTAATTATAAGTTTTTGGAAGGTATTGAGATAAGTAATAAAATAGAATTTATATCTTATCCTTATATCATCAGAACCACTTTTTTAAAAAAATGGAATGCTAAATATCTTTACTGGAAACTAGTTTATTTTTTCAAGCAAATTGATTTTGTTTATATTATAACAAAAAATACCCAGGATTTTTATTATCCAATTATCAAATCTTTTTTTAATAAAAAAAAGATAATTATAAAATATACTACTATAAGATATATTCAATTATCGCCTTTACATATTTCTTTACTTAATAGTGTAAATCAAAATCTAGTGACATCAGAAAATCAAGTAGATTATTTTATTAGACAAGGAATTAATAATATAAGTTGCAATGAGGTTTTAACTTTCTCGGAAAGCATTCTTTTAGGTCAATCACCATGCAAAATTTACAAATATGATTTCGGAGTTATTTCTAGAATTAGTCCTGAAAAACAATTAGAGGATACAATCTATTTAATATCTGAACTCAAAGCTAGAGGTCTTAGGAAGCGTTTAATTATTATAGGAACTGGTGAGATTTCATATAGGAACTTTTTAATTTCAGAAGTTAGTCGTTTGAAATTAAATGATTTAGTAGATTTTGATTTTAATGAAATACCATATGATGTAGTGCATACTAAATTTAGTCTGTTTAAAATTTTTCTAATTACTTCATCTTATGAAGGAGGCCCTAATATTGCTTTAGAGTTGATGGCAGCTGCAAAAGTAATTCTTACGTATAATGTGGGTGCAATGCCAATTAGACTTGGAAAATTCGAGTTTTTAGTAACTTCTAATTTTCATGGTCTTATATTGAATTCTATCTATTTACTTTCTCTTCCTGATGAAATGTTTTTGAAGCTTTCCAATGATATTAGATCAGAATATTTAATGAAATTTAGAAATGAATTTACAGAGGATTATTTAAAAAGTAAATTAATTTAA
- a CDS encoding glycosyltransferase family 2 protein — MHPHLVSIIIPTYNRSNLIGETLDSIIAQSYKNWNCTIIDDGSDDYTTELLEFYIQKDNRFSFYKRTENYLPGGNGARNYGLNLAKGDYIIFFDSDDLMTEDHIEVKIKSLLKHKVDYVITRTRFLHGSKCDFDHYYTFEKYEITLYNYLFQKINWLTYDTLIKATLAKSILFNEKLYTGQEYNYYSKLTAKSTHCIFIDKVVTLRRKHEVSKQGGLKNDKKAEIESAILKTWFTYIDLEDKMSITIKRKVLFNILDWCYLSGKTLVPDKSIFLDRLNENFKNGALKYRLMICFKKYLGRGYFFRQKFKVQL, encoded by the coding sequence ATGCATCCACATCTTGTTTCTATCATCATACCTACTTATAATCGATCTAATTTAATTGGAGAAACTCTTGACTCTATAATAGCTCAGAGTTACAAAAACTGGAATTGTACTATAATTGATGATGGATCTGATGATTATACGACTGAATTATTGGAATTTTATATTCAAAAGGATAATCGATTTTCTTTCTATAAAAGAACGGAAAACTATTTACCTGGAGGCAATGGAGCTAGAAATTATGGTTTGAATTTAGCAAAAGGTGATTATATTATTTTTTTTGATAGCGACGATTTAATGACGGAAGATCATATAGAAGTTAAAATAAAGTCACTATTAAAACATAAGGTTGATTACGTCATTACTAGAACTAGATTTTTACATGGTAGCAAATGTGATTTTGACCATTATTATACTTTTGAAAAATACGAAATAACACTTTACAATTATCTGTTTCAAAAAATTAATTGGTTAACCTATGATACTTTAATCAAAGCAACTTTAGCAAAATCAATATTATTCAATGAAAAATTATATACTGGTCAAGAGTATAATTATTACTCTAAGTTGACAGCTAAATCTACCCATTGTATTTTTATAGATAAAGTTGTTACTTTAAGGAGAAAACATGAAGTTTCCAAACAAGGTGGATTAAAAAATGATAAAAAGGCTGAAATAGAAAGTGCAATATTGAAAACTTGGTTTACTTACATAGATTTAGAAGATAAAATGAGTATAACCATTAAAAGAAAAGTTTTATTCAATATTCTCGATTGGTGTTATTTATCAGGTAAAACCTTAGTGCCGGATAAATCTATCTTTCTTGATCGTCTAAATGAAAATTTCAAAAACGGTGCTTTAAAATATAGATTAATGATTTGTTTCAAAAAATATTTGGGAAGAGGATATTTTTTTAGGCAAAAATTTAAAGTACAATTATAA
- a CDS encoding glycosyltransferase: MKILLISMPSIHVIRWIENIKDQNWELYWFDILDRGKLKTNLEITQYTNWKKRKLPYIKGEYFLSKKTPDFYQKIKYILEITESEQFELILNEIDPDVVHSFEMQECSYPLANILDKEKYRHIPWIYSCWGSDIYYYRNLKSHKREIIDVLKRINYLHTDNNRDQNIARELGFRGKTFGVYPGGGGYQIPSKEVFYNPKRNIILVKGYQHTFGRGLVVVKALEEILSKILESGFQVTIFAAHPTVIDYIEEKSLPFKTYSRHALNHIDVLNIMQKTSIYIGNSVSDGIPNTLIEAIVNGAFPIQSNPGGASEEIIENGKNGLLIDDADSIATVESLIRKVLDDKELISMAPSINYYLSKSRFDYNLVKKQIIYSYNKILD; the protein is encoded by the coding sequence ATGAAAATATTGCTTATTTCTATGCCTTCCATCCATGTTATTAGGTGGATAGAGAATATAAAAGATCAGAATTGGGAATTATATTGGTTTGATATTTTAGATAGAGGCAAACTAAAAACCAACTTGGAAATAACGCAATATACAAATTGGAAAAAACGAAAATTACCATATATAAAAGGAGAATATTTTTTAAGTAAGAAAACACCAGATTTTTATCAAAAAATTAAATATATCTTAGAAATAACGGAGTCTGAGCAATTCGAATTAATCTTAAATGAAATTGATCCAGATGTTGTACACAGTTTCGAAATGCAGGAGTGTTCTTATCCTTTAGCAAATATTCTTGATAAAGAAAAATACAGACATATTCCTTGGATATATTCATGTTGGGGCAGTGATATTTATTACTATCGAAATTTAAAAAGCCATAAAAGAGAGATTATTGATGTATTAAAGAGAATTAATTATTTACACACAGATAATAATCGTGATCAAAATATAGCACGAGAATTAGGATTTAGAGGAAAAACATTTGGTGTCTACCCCGGAGGTGGAGGTTACCAAATTCCATCAAAAGAAGTGTTTTATAATCCCAAAAGGAATATCATTCTGGTTAAAGGCTATCAACATACGTTTGGAAGAGGTTTAGTAGTAGTAAAAGCTTTAGAAGAAATTTTATCAAAAATACTTGAAAGTGGATTTCAGGTGACAATATTTGCGGCTCATCCTACAGTTATAGACTATATTGAAGAAAAGTCTTTGCCCTTTAAGACATATTCTCGCCATGCTTTAAATCATATAGATGTATTAAATATAATGCAAAAAACTTCTATATACATAGGAAATAGTGTTTCAGATGGAATACCAAATACATTGATAGAAGCTATAGTGAATGGAGCTTTTCCTATTCAATCCAATCCCGGCGGTGCCAGCGAAGAGATAATTGAAAATGGCAAGAATGGTTTGTTAATCGATGATGCAGATTCTATTGCAACTGTCGAATCTTTAATCAGGAAAGTTTTAGATGATAAAGAGCTCATTTCTATGGCTCCTAGTATAAATTATTACTTATCAAAATCTCGTTTTGATTATAATTTGGTAAAAAAGCAAATTATATACAGTTATAATAAAATATTGGACTGA
- a CDS encoding glycosyltransferase, with protein MPKKRKILMVSMPSLHFFRWVDQLKDSDFEVYWFDITGAGNFIERISWVHQITNWKLRWNFPGRIFLKSRFPQLYQGISKYNERTLSQEFEKTVNEIQPDTVHSFALYVSCTPILSVMKKHTELKWIYSSWGSDLFYFQNNTNYLADIKKVLKRVNYLITDCKRDFQIAEKYGFRGQFLGVFPGGGGFKIGELNNFRETQEDRKLILIKGYQGRSGRAVPILKAISKLTEELQLYKIVIFGADPEVFEYLKKSDLRTWDNIQVLGKIPHDRVLKLMGSSKIYIGNSNSDGMPNTLLEAICMDVFPIQSNPGNVTSEIIEHGKNGLLISDCDDVVEIISHLKQAITTDISNTYKIVNDDLKQSLDFENVKNRVLKVYKAILN; from the coding sequence ATGCCTAAAAAAAGGAAGATTTTAATGGTATCAATGCCAAGCTTACATTTTTTTAGATGGGTCGATCAACTAAAAGATAGCGATTTTGAAGTGTATTGGTTTGATATCACCGGGGCCGGGAATTTTATAGAACGTATAAGCTGGGTACATCAAATCACCAACTGGAAATTGCGATGGAATTTCCCGGGTAGAATCTTTTTGAAATCTAGATTTCCCCAATTGTATCAGGGTATCTCAAAATATAATGAACGTACTCTTTCGCAGGAATTTGAAAAAACGGTTAATGAAATTCAGCCTGATACCGTACACAGTTTTGCATTATATGTTTCCTGTACTCCTATTTTATCTGTTATGAAAAAGCATACTGAATTAAAATGGATATACAGTTCTTGGGGGAGCGATCTGTTTTATTTTCAAAATAACACTAATTATTTAGCGGATATAAAGAAGGTGCTCAAGCGTGTAAATTATTTAATAACAGATTGTAAGCGAGATTTTCAAATAGCTGAAAAATATGGTTTTAGAGGACAATTTTTAGGAGTTTTTCCTGGGGGTGGAGGTTTTAAAATTGGCGAACTTAATAATTTCAGGGAAACACAAGAGGATAGGAAATTAATTTTAATAAAGGGATATCAAGGACGTTCTGGTAGAGCAGTACCTATATTAAAAGCTATTTCAAAACTGACAGAAGAACTTCAATTATATAAGATTGTAATTTTTGGTGCCGATCCAGAAGTTTTTGAATACTTAAAAAAGTCTGATTTAAGAACTTGGGATAATATTCAGGTTTTAGGAAAAATTCCACATGATAGAGTGTTAAAGCTAATGGGATCTTCTAAAATTTATATAGGTAATAGTAATTCAGATGGGATGCCGAATACATTATTAGAAGCAATTTGTATGGATGTTTTTCCTATTCAGTCGAATCCGGGAAATGTAACTTCAGAAATAATAGAACATGGTAAAAATGGTTTACTAATTTCTGATTGTGATGATGTTGTTGAAATAATATCACATTTAAAGCAAGCGATAACTACAGATATATCTAATACTTATAAGATAGTTAACGATGATTTGAAGCAATCATTAGATTTCGAAAATGTCAAAAATCGTGTTTTAAAAGTCTATAAAGCAATATTAAATTAA
- a CDS encoding glycosyltransferase family 2 protein has protein sequence MVDSKLVSIIIPSYNRAHFIGETLDSVIAQTYQNWECIVVDDGSTDYTEELLEFYCHKDVRIQYRHRPDHKPKGANACRNYGFKLSKGQYVIWLDSDDILLEECLMRRVSRIAKTSLDFIFSNTAGLESYSNKTNEQLNLLSTKDNLCDFLYFFASYNLPWWSTLSVTYRREYLLNFSFDENLKRFQDIDFYIQILIEEPSFEHLDLIDNLYRFDKSYKIESVVSSDLILSCFLRLNMKYFKYYTDDPKLRQCFRKFLYKLIKTYLYENNLTFFKFYFKSILNYRMHFLLDFKDFAIILLNLLISVLNIRNYNGIGMHKVKIITDRNLN, from the coding sequence GTGGTTGATTCAAAATTAGTTTCCATAATCATCCCAAGTTATAACCGGGCTCATTTTATCGGTGAGACCCTGGACTCTGTGATTGCACAAACTTATCAAAACTGGGAATGTATTGTGGTAGATGATGGATCTACAGATTATACTGAGGAACTCTTGGAATTTTATTGCCATAAAGATGTTCGAATTCAATATCGTCATCGACCTGATCATAAACCGAAAGGAGCGAATGCATGCAGAAATTATGGGTTTAAATTAAGTAAGGGGCAATATGTAATTTGGTTAGATAGCGACGATATTTTATTAGAAGAATGTTTAATGCGACGAGTAAGTCGTATAGCAAAAACCAGTCTTGATTTTATTTTTTCTAACACCGCTGGTTTGGAATCATATTCAAATAAAACAAACGAACAGCTTAATTTGTTGTCCACTAAAGATAATCTTTGTGACTTTTTGTATTTTTTTGCAAGTTATAATTTACCTTGGTGGTCCACTTTAAGTGTAACCTACAGAAGAGAGTATTTGCTAAATTTTAGTTTCGATGAAAATCTAAAAAGATTTCAAGATATTGATTTCTACATTCAAATTCTAATTGAAGAGCCTTCTTTTGAGCACTTAGATTTGATCGATAATTTATATCGTTTTGACAAAAGCTACAAGATCGAAAGCGTTGTATCCAGTGACTTAATTTTATCTTGTTTTCTTAGACTCAATATGAAGTATTTTAAATACTATACTGACGATCCAAAATTACGCCAATGCTTTCGAAAATTTTTGTATAAATTAATAAAAACCTATCTCTATGAAAATAATTTAACTTTTTTTAAATTTTATTTTAAATCAATTTTAAATTATAGAATGCACTTTCTTTTGGATTTTAAAGATTTTGCAATAATCCTCCTAAATCTTTTAATATCAGTTTTAAATATTAGGAATTATAATGGTATTGGAATGCATAAGGTGAAAATTATTACCGATAGAAACTTAAATTAA
- a CDS encoding glycosyltransferase family 2 protein, whose product MLSLVLTYRNRQLEIVKRCLDSLREQSDQDFKVFLVNYGSSDKFTTALEKQIKNYNFIDYIFVSTYGQLWNKSRAINIALQKCNSPLFLMGDIDLLYHPEMVRKCKQISQKNDIVYFKYAFLDKKESSKDGTFFDYNPSFTGNEGVTGTTLYKTSILKKINGYDEFYHGWGAEDTDVHLRLKNAGFSVHFFDEEILVKHQWHPKQYRSKKSEFPYHTNLEKINHRYMMMQNQNKVTHANLKFVWGEMPNIVKFTELRNPINRIILTSECNQFDAFLTGVFPILSESSSIKIKTDSLGKSIKNRLKKTIGKKYIRTYSMEYINNKLLEAIILQHRLSIYHYQIDWEKEELTLKIVPDA is encoded by the coding sequence ATGCTTAGTCTTGTTCTTACATATCGCAACCGTCAACTAGAAATTGTAAAACGTTGTTTAGATTCTTTACGAGAGCAAAGCGATCAAGATTTCAAGGTTTTCTTAGTCAATTATGGAAGTTCAGACAAATTCACCACTGCTTTAGAGAAGCAAATTAAAAACTATAATTTTATAGACTATATTTTTGTATCCACATACGGTCAACTTTGGAATAAGAGCAGAGCAATAAACATAGCATTACAAAAATGTAATTCACCTCTTTTTTTAATGGGGGATATCGATTTGTTGTATCATCCGGAAATGGTGAGAAAATGTAAACAAATATCGCAGAAAAATGATATAGTTTACTTTAAGTATGCGTTCTTAGATAAAAAAGAATCCTCTAAAGATGGAACTTTCTTTGACTACAATCCTTCATTTACGGGAAATGAAGGGGTCACAGGAACAACTTTATATAAAACATCTATATTAAAAAAAATAAATGGTTACGACGAGTTTTATCATGGTTGGGGTGCAGAAGATACCGATGTACACTTGCGATTAAAGAATGCTGGTTTTTCAGTGCATTTTTTTGACGAAGAAATTTTAGTTAAACATCAGTGGCATCCTAAGCAATACCGAAGCAAAAAAAGTGAATTTCCTTATCATACCAATTTAGAGAAAATTAATCATCGATATATGATGATGCAAAATCAGAATAAAGTTACTCATGCTAATTTGAAATTTGTTTGGGGCGAAATGCCAAATATTGTAAAATTTACAGAATTACGAAATCCTATAAATAGAATTATATTAACTTCAGAATGTAATCAATTTGATGCATTTCTTACAGGTGTTTTTCCTATTTTATCAGAATCATCTTCGATTAAAATTAAGACTGATAGTCTTGGAAAATCTATTAAAAATAGATTAAAGAAAACTATTGGAAAAAAATATATACGAACATATTCGATGGAATATATTAATAATAAGCTTTTAGAAGCTATTATTCTACAGCATAGGCTTTCTATATATCACTACCAAATAGATTGGGAAAAAGAAGAACTAACTTTAAAAATAGTTCCCGATGCCTAA
- a CDS encoding glycosyltransferase family 2 protein: protein MIIVVTYNGLKWIDECLQSCGDFPVVVVDNNSSDNTKDFIKTNYPNVHLIEQNKNLGFGQANNIGIEYAINHGADYVFLLNQDAYLIEDCLGKLIKIIQDKLEYGILSPFHYTKSFTGLDANFSMFMSRYNISRDYIFDANENKIKDIYSIPFVNAAGWLIPKRTLKKVGYFDSLFFHYGEDRNYCQRVLYHNMKIGIVPNAKMIHDREFREVKPVLKYSDDYYEEYIRYSKVEWADINLKNFDSKFSLHLKQIRRSYFKSFFKFKFRKAKEILSKYRILKGLYPSLKNSRNRNSIKI from the coding sequence ATGATAATAGTCGTTACTTACAATGGTCTAAAATGGATTGATGAATGCTTGCAATCATGTGGTGATTTTCCTGTAGTTGTAGTCGATAATAATAGTTCGGATAATACAAAAGATTTTATTAAAACAAATTATCCGAATGTTCATCTTATAGAGCAAAATAAAAATTTAGGTTTTGGGCAAGCTAATAATATAGGGATTGAGTATGCAATTAATCATGGCGCAGATTATGTTTTCTTATTAAATCAGGACGCTTATTTAATAGAAGATTGTTTAGGAAAATTAATAAAAATCATTCAGGACAAATTAGAATATGGAATTTTAAGTCCGTTCCATTATACAAAAAGTTTTACAGGATTAGATGCAAATTTTTCAATGTTCATGTCAAGATATAATATTTCGAGGGATTATATTTTCGACGCAAATGAAAACAAGATAAAAGATATCTATTCAATTCCCTTTGTAAATGCTGCCGGTTGGCTTATACCTAAAAGAACGCTCAAAAAAGTAGGCTATTTTGATTCGCTATTTTTTCATTATGGAGAGGATCGAAATTATTGTCAAAGAGTTTTGTATCATAATATGAAAATTGGAATTGTTCCTAATGCTAAAATGATTCATGATCGTGAATTTAGAGAGGTAAAACCCGTCTTGAAATATTCAGATGACTACTATGAAGAATATATAAGATATTCTAAAGTCGAATGGGCTGATATAAACTTAAAAAACTTTGATAGTAAATTTTCATTGCATTTAAAACAAATTAGACGAAGCTATTTTAAATCATTTTTCAAGTTTAAATTTCGAAAAGCAAAAGAGATTTTATCTAAATATAGAATTCTAAAAGGACTCTATCCATCCTTAAAAAATAGTAGGAACAGAAATTCAATTAAAATTTAA
- a CDS encoding acylneuraminate cytidylyltransferase, whose product MKAIGFIPLRKGSKGILGKNKRKMLGRPLFCWVLTEAIFSKLDEIIVFTDDEEIIDFIETQFHWSKKVKAVLRSEESATDTASTEAAILEYSKAVDYNFDLFCLLQATSPFTTLDDINAGISKIEEGADASLSVVKTHRFTWDSNGKSLNYDYKNRPRRQDFKGLLVENGAVYCTTTKALKSSRNRISGNITPFEMPEVSYTEIDSEADWLSAENLLATRLRNQKESKKITHLVLDVDGVFTDGKVLFSENGELAKSFDMRDGMGLEILRQHQVTVMVMTSENSALVAARMKKLKIDTVFLGAKDKFGLLQEYCIKNNLAMSSLAYVGDDVNDMANMCCVGWSFAPQNAMDEIKRIADVNLAKKSGEGAIREVAQFIQKYNTRF is encoded by the coding sequence ATGAAAGCAATCGGTTTTATTCCATTACGAAAGGGTTCTAAAGGTATTTTAGGTAAGAATAAGCGCAAAATGTTAGGTCGACCTTTATTTTGTTGGGTACTTACCGAAGCAATATTTTCGAAACTTGACGAGATAATTGTTTTTACCGATGATGAAGAAATCATCGATTTTATTGAAACACAATTCCATTGGTCCAAAAAAGTGAAAGCAGTATTACGTTCAGAAGAAAGCGCTACAGATACGGCTTCCACTGAAGCTGCTATTTTGGAATATTCTAAAGCAGTAGATTATAACTTCGATTTATTTTGCTTATTGCAGGCAACATCTCCGTTCACTACGCTAGATGATATAAATGCAGGTATTTCCAAAATTGAAGAAGGGGCAGACGCTTCTTTAAGTGTAGTGAAAACTCATCGTTTTACATGGGATAGTAACGGAAAATCATTGAATTACGATTATAAAAATAGACCGAGACGCCAGGATTTTAAAGGATTGCTAGTTGAAAATGGTGCTGTATACTGTACTACAACGAAAGCATTAAAAAGTAGTAGAAACCGTATTAGCGGAAATATCACACCTTTTGAAATGCCCGAGGTTTCCTATACCGAAATTGATAGCGAAGCCGATTGGCTAAGTGCAGAGAACTTGTTAGCAACGAGGCTAAGAAACCAAAAAGAGAGTAAGAAAATCACCCATTTAGTATTAGATGTAGATGGTGTTTTTACTGATGGGAAAGTATTGTTTTCTGAAAATGGAGAATTAGCAAAATCTTTTGACATGCGCGATGGTATGGGATTGGAAATCCTACGACAGCATCAAGTTACTGTAATGGTAATGACATCAGAAAATTCTGCTCTTGTAGCTGCAAGAATGAAAAAACTAAAAATAGATACCGTCTTTCTTGGAGCAAAAGATAAGTTTGGATTACTTCAAGAATATTGTATAAAAAACAATCTGGCGATGAGTAGTTTGGCTTATGTAGGCGATGATGTAAACGATATGGCTAACATGTGTTGCGTAGGCTGGTCTTTTGCTCCACAAAATGCGATGGATGAAATTAAAAGGATTGCTGACGTAAATTTAGCAAAGAAATCAGGAGAGGGTGCTATTCGAGAAGTAGCTCAATTTATACAAAAATACAATACTAGATTTTGA